The Nitrosospira lacus genome window below encodes:
- a CDS encoding CpaF family protein yields the protein MSIRDRLQSVRQTGAAEQYPASLTALHDIPAYQELKARIHRKLLDRVDLTVMESLPPERLLIEIKNLVERLLVEESTPINEVERQGIVRDIQNEVLGLGPLEPLLADPTISDILVNTHRQVYVERRGRLEMTDIHFANEGHLRKIIDRIVSRVGRRVDESSPMVDARLPDGSRVNAIIPPLAIDGSMLSIRRFSVSPLKMNDLIGFKSLTPEMGEIIGGLVKGKCSILISGGTGSGKTTLLNIMSSFIPLSERIVTIEDAAELQLQQPHVVRLETRPPNVEGKGEISQRALVRNSLRMRPDRVIIGEVRGAEALDMLQAMNTGHEGSMATVHANTPRDALGRIENMVNMGGLNLPIKAVRQQISSAIWVVIQVLRLTDGKRKLTSIQEITGMEGDIITMQEIYAFEQTGMSADGTVQGHFRATGIRPKFAERLRIHGIPLREELFDPSRRYA from the coding sequence ATGTCGATAAGAGACCGCCTTCAAAGCGTGAGGCAAACCGGGGCTGCGGAGCAATACCCGGCATCCCTTACAGCGCTGCACGATATCCCGGCATATCAGGAATTGAAGGCACGTATCCATCGGAAGTTGCTCGACCGGGTCGATCTGACGGTCATGGAAAGTCTGCCACCCGAACGTCTGCTGATAGAAATCAAGAACCTGGTGGAACGCCTGCTGGTTGAGGAAAGCACCCCGATCAACGAGGTGGAGCGCCAGGGCATCGTCCGGGACATCCAGAACGAAGTGCTCGGCCTGGGCCCCCTGGAACCCCTGCTGGCGGATCCAACCATCTCCGATATTCTGGTCAACACTCACCGCCAGGTGTATGTCGAACGCCGCGGCCGACTGGAAATGACCGATATTCACTTCGCCAACGAAGGGCACTTGAGAAAGATCATAGACCGGATCGTGTCGCGTGTCGGGCGCCGCGTGGACGAATCGAGTCCCATGGTGGATGCGCGCCTGCCCGATGGCTCCCGCGTCAATGCCATTATTCCGCCACTGGCGATCGACGGGTCGATGCTTTCGATCCGGCGCTTTTCCGTGAGCCCGCTCAAAATGAACGATCTGATAGGTTTTAAGTCCCTGACGCCGGAAATGGGCGAAATCATCGGCGGCCTGGTCAAGGGCAAGTGCAGCATACTCATTTCCGGTGGTACAGGTAGCGGCAAGACGACGCTGCTCAACATCATGTCCAGCTTCATTCCATTATCGGAACGTATCGTCACCATCGAAGACGCGGCCGAGCTGCAGTTGCAGCAACCGCACGTGGTGCGCCTGGAGACACGTCCACCCAACGTCGAAGGCAAGGGTGAAATTTCCCAGCGTGCACTGGTGAGGAACAGCCTGCGCATGCGCCCCGACCGGGTCATCATCGGCGAAGTGCGCGGCGCTGAAGCGCTGGATATGCTACAGGCCATGAACACCGGCCATGAAGGCTCCATGGCCACGGTTCATGCCAATACACCCAGAGATGCTTTGGGCAGGATCGAGAACATGGTGAACATGGGCGGGTTGAACCTGCCGATCAAGGCGGTGCGTCAGCAGATCAGCTCGGCCATATGGGTGGTGATCCAGGTCTTGCGCCTGACCGACGGCAAGCGCAAATTGACCAGTATCCAGGAGATCACCGGCATGGAAGGCGATATCATCACCATGCAGGAAATTTATGCTTTCGAGCAGACCGGCATGTCAGCGGACGGAACGGTGCAGGGGCATTTCCGCGCCACCGGCATTCGCCCTAAATTCGCCGAGCGCTTGCGTATACATGGCATACCATTGCGCGAGGAGTTGTTCGACCCATCCCGCCGGTACGCGTAG
- a CDS encoding AAA family ATPase — protein MKIAVVAQDSQYPNNIQRFLTEADKPYPFIAMIGGVHQVVAVAEQEQPDLLMLEGQHFNPMELQILHGVTSRFPDLGVVMLCPAQSPERLIEVMRAGVREVLQTPLTRNVVIEAVERFQQRITLARMPVNQCKVLAFIPCKGGSGATFLATNIAYALAALENKRVALFDFNLQFGDASLFVHDSPPTTSIADVARQIQRLDGSFLASSMLQVLPNFGVLAAPEEPEKAAEIKPEHINPLFEVATRHYDFVVLDVGRGLDAISIQALDRADLVFPVMQQTLPSIRDAKRMSNAFSALNYPDDKLRFVVNRYKKNADITLADMENTLNLKIFKVIPNDHTVVTASVNQGIPAIKLDRRSPVAKSLQEIAHELSRGAGQGGMLRKFFTF, from the coding sequence GTGAAGATCGCTGTCGTCGCCCAGGACTCGCAATATCCGAACAATATCCAGAGATTTCTCACCGAAGCCGACAAGCCCTATCCGTTTATCGCGATGATCGGCGGTGTGCACCAGGTGGTGGCGGTGGCGGAGCAGGAGCAACCCGATCTGCTGATGCTGGAAGGGCAGCACTTCAATCCGATGGAACTGCAGATTCTCCATGGTGTCACTTCACGTTTTCCCGACTTGGGAGTGGTTATGCTGTGCCCGGCCCAATCGCCGGAACGCCTCATCGAAGTCATGCGCGCTGGCGTTCGCGAGGTGTTGCAGACGCCGCTGACCCGCAATGTCGTGATTGAGGCTGTTGAGCGCTTTCAGCAACGAATCACGCTGGCACGGATGCCCGTCAATCAATGCAAAGTGTTGGCATTCATTCCCTGCAAAGGTGGCAGCGGGGCAACGTTCCTGGCCACCAATATTGCTTATGCTCTGGCCGCGCTGGAGAATAAGCGGGTTGCATTGTTCGATTTCAATCTGCAGTTTGGCGATGCCTCGCTGTTCGTGCACGATAGTCCGCCCACGACCTCGATTGCCGATGTGGCGCGCCAGATCCAGCGATTGGACGGATCATTCCTGGCTTCCAGCATGCTCCAGGTATTGCCCAACTTCGGTGTGCTGGCCGCGCCGGAAGAGCCGGAAAAGGCTGCGGAGATAAAGCCGGAGCACATCAATCCGCTGTTCGAGGTAGCGACGAGACACTACGACTTCGTGGTTCTGGACGTAGGGCGCGGGCTGGATGCGATTTCGATACAGGCGCTGGACCGGGCCGATCTGGTTTTCCCGGTCATGCAGCAAACCCTACCCTCCATCCGGGATGCCAAACGCATGTCGAATGCGTTTAGCGCGTTAAACTATCCAGACGATAAGCTCCGGTTTGTCGTGAATCGTTACAAGAAAAATGCCGATATCACGCTCGCTGATATGGAGAACACCTTGAATCTGAAGATATTCAAAGTGATACCAAACGATCACACCGTGGTCACCGCATCGGTGAACCAGGGCATACCTGCAATAAAACTCGACCGGCGCAGTCCGGTGGCGAAGTCGCTGCAGGAGATTGCGCACGAATTGTCCCGCGGTGCCGGCCAGGGAGGCATGCTCAGAAAATTTTTTACATTTTAG
- a CDS encoding TadE family protein has protein sequence MMNARPYRAASSPGGLLKQRGAAAVEFALVASLLFTLLLGIMEMGRVLFYWNTATEVTRLGARLAVVCNKDAAIIKTRMSDMLGILTPGNIDLTYTPGGCDINSCRAVTVSITGLSVSTFIPLVPLNISMPSFSTTLPRESMDMDNTNPDCS, from the coding sequence ATGATGAATGCGCGACCATATCGTGCGGCATCCAGCCCGGGGGGGCTGCTTAAGCAGCGTGGAGCCGCCGCCGTCGAATTCGCGCTCGTTGCGTCGCTCCTGTTCACCCTGCTGCTCGGCATTATGGAGATGGGTCGTGTCCTGTTCTACTGGAATACTGCAACCGAGGTCACGCGCCTGGGCGCACGGCTGGCAGTGGTGTGCAATAAGGACGCAGCTATCATCAAGACCCGGATGAGCGACATGCTCGGTATCCTGACCCCCGGCAATATCGACCTGACTTATACGCCCGGTGGCTGCGACATCAATTCTTGCCGGGCGGTCACGGTAAGCATCACGGGATTGAGTGTCTCGACTTTCATTCCGCTTGTGCCGTTAAATATCAGCATGCCGTCATTTTCCACCACCCTGCCGCGCGAAAGTATGGATATGGATAACACCAATCCGGATTGCAGTTGA